The genomic DNA GCGGAATTGGCCGTGACCGTCACGGCCGGCAGGGTGGGCGCCGCGCTTTGCGCCAGCGCGCTGGAAAAAGGGAAAGCGAGCGCCAGCGCGAGTCGCGGCGCGTGCCGGGGAACGCGACGCGCCCGGGCCGATTTCATATTCTTGGTCAAGATTTACCGCCCCTATTTGCTAATAACAATACTTCTCATGCGCATTATATGTCGGACAAAATGAAGAGCAACCTGGTGAAAAATCAAGGAAATTTCAGAAAAATGTCAGAAATCGGTTGGCGAACCGGCGCCAGACGCCGGGCGGCCGCGGGTTGAACCGCCGTCCGTTCGGGACTAACCTGACCCTTTGCTATCGACAGCGGCCCGCGTGCCCTGGCCTGGCGACAGCCCGTGCTCGCGCCCGCCGCAAGGAGAGCAACATGCGGCAAACGGATCTGTCCGGACAGGTGGCCATCGTCACGGGCGCCACTTCCGGCATCGGCCGTGGCATCGCCCTGGAACTGGCGGCCACCGGCGCGCGCGTGGTGGTCAACGGCCGCATCGGCGAGCCGCGGGACGCGCCCTGACCCATGTCCAAGCCCATCGAGGACTATGGCGTGATCGGCAACCTGCTGTCGGCGGCGCTGGTCGCGCGCGACGGCTCCATCGACTGGCTGTGCCTGCCGCATTTCGATTCCCCCGCGTGTTTCGCCGCCCTGCTCGGCGACGACAGCCACGGCCGCTGGCTGCTAGCGCCGCGCCGGCCGGGCGAGGTCCGGCGCCGCTACCTGCCCGACACGGCCGTGCTGGAAACGCGCCACGAGACCGCCACCGGCGCGGTGCGTGTCTACGATTTCATGCCGCTCAGCGACGACGAAGAACGGGTCGACGTGGTGCGCATCGTCCAGGGTGAATCCGGCCACGTGGACATGCAGATGGAGCTGACGCTGCGCTTCAACTATGGGCAGGCGGTGCCGTGGGTGCGGCGGCGCGATTACGGGCTGAGCGCCATCGCCGGTCCGGACGCGGTGGAATTGCACACCGCCGTGCCGCTGGAAGGCCGCGACATGAAAAGCGTGGCCGCCTTCAGCGTGCGGCAGGGGCAGACCGTGCCTTTCACCCTGTCTTACCACCGCTCGCACAAGTCGCCGCATTTCGTGCCCGACCGCATGGAAAGCATGGACCGCACCATCGCCTGGTGGCACGAATGGGCCAAGCGCTGCCACTGGCCCGACGGCCCCGGCGCGCGCCGCGACGCGGTGGTGCGCTCGCTGATCACGCTGAAGCTGCTGACCTTCCAGCCCACCGGCGGCATCGTCGCCGCGCCCACCACGTCGCTGCCGGAGCAACTGGGCGGCAGCCGCAACTGGGACTATCGCCATTGCTGGCTGCGCGACTCCGCCCTGACCCTGTATGCGCTGCTCAACGCCGGCTACCGCGAAGAAGCCGAGGCCTGGCGCCAGTGGCTGCTGCGCGCCGCCGCCGGCCACCCCAACCAGCTGCAGATCATGTACGGCATTGCCGGCCAGCGCTGGCTGCCCGAGCACGACATCCCGTGGCTGCCCGGCTACGAAGGCAGCGCCCCCGCGCGCCTGGGCAATGGGGCGGCCGGGCAGATGCAGCTGGACGTCTACGGCGAACTGATCGAAACCCTGCACGCCGCGCGCGTGGCCGACCTGGCGCCGCTGGCCGAAGCCTGGCGCATGCAGAAGGTGCTGCTGCAGCCGCTCGAGGCGCTCTGGCGCGAACCGGACCACGGCATCTGGGAAATGCGCGGACCGCCGCGCGCGTTCACGCATTCGCGGCTGATGTGCTGGGTGGCGCTGGACCGCAGCGTCAAATCCAGCGAACGCTTCGGGCTGGAAGGCCCGGTGCAGCGCTGGCGCGCGCTGGCCGATGAAATCCGCGAGGACATCTGCACCGGCGGCTATGACGCCGGCCGCAACACCTTCGTGCAGTACTACGGCGGCACGGCGCTCGACGCCAGCCTGCTGCTGATCCCCCAGGTTGGATTCCTGCCGCCGGACGATCCGCGCATCGCCGGCACGGTGCGGGCCATCGAGCGCGAGCTGCTGCGCGATGGCCTGCTGCTGCGCTATTCGCCCGCGCTGAGCGACGATGGCCTGCCGGGCGACGAAGGCGTGTTCCTGGCGTGCAGCTTCTGGCTCGCGGACGCCTACATCATGCTGGGCCGGCTGGACGACGCCGAGCGCCTGTTCGACCGGCTGCTGTCGCTGCGCAATGACCTGGGTCTGCTGTCCGAGGAATACGACGTGGCGCGCCGGCGCCTGGTCGGCAACTTTCCACAGGGCTTCTCGCATATCGGCCTGGTGAACACAGCCTACAACCTCAGCGCCGCAGGCGGCACGGCACGCCAGCGCGCATCGCGCGACGCGCCACCGCACTGATCGCATCAATATCAGACTGATGGTAGGGTCCGGGGCACGCCTTGCGCGCATCAGCGCCCCTAGAATCCCGGAAGTATCGATTTCAAGGCACAACCTTGGGCCCGCGCCGCGCCGACCCATGTCGTCCGCGGCCGGAACCGGCCAGTGCAAACATGCGCATCCTCGTCGTTGAAGATCCCCCGGAATGGGCCGACACCATATCCCGGCACATTGCCGACCTGGGCCATGCCGTGCATACCTGCGGCGGCCTGCGTGACGCGCTCGACCATATCCGCCAGCGGCCGCCGGAGATACTGGTCACCGGCACGCCGCTGCCCGACGGCGACATGCTGGCGCACATTGCCGCCCTGCACCGCACCTTTCCCGCCATGGGCATCGTCGTGCTCGCCGCCAGCCCGCGCATCAACACGCAGCTGCAGGGCATGAGCGATGGCGTCGACCACTACCTGAACAAGCCGGTGCAGCTGCCCTTGCTGGCCGTCACGCTGAGCGCACTTGAACGCCGGCTGGTCACCTCATCGGCCGCGCCGTCCCGCGATGGCGCCTGGACCCTGGACGTGGAATCGCGCGAACTGCGGTCGAGCGACGGCGAACAGGTCGACCTGACCGCCAAGGAAGCCATCGTCCTGGCCTCGCTGATCCAGAGCCCGAAGTTTCCCATCAGCCACGAGCGCATGTCACAGATACTGGGCTACCCCGAGATCATCTTCGACAAGCATCGCATCGATGCCCTGCTCTACCGCGTGCGCAAGAAGCTCGGCACGATCCGCGGCACGCCCATGCAGATCCGCAACATCTACGCCGAAGGCTCGTTGCTGGTCGTGCGCGACATCACCGTCAGCATTGCGGCTCAGGCCTAGACCGTTTCCCCGGGCTTTGAGTATTGATGAGTTTTCGATACCGTACAGCTTCTACACTACGCAGGTCTTAAAACTTTCCCCAAGAGAGCTAAGACCCGAAGGCCCCACCCGCTTACCGGCGGGCGGGGCCTTCGTTTTTTTCGAGTGTTCCGCAAGCGCATTCATTAAGAGAGCAAAAGCTCATAAAAGATCATAAAGCCCCGTTTCCAGCGGCCAACTTCTAAAGAACAAATTGCCCAGCGCCGTAGTCATGGCAACGGACGAACCGCAGGCTGAGCCCCGGTTCATCACGTTTCCATCGGGCCGCCTCCGCGGCCCGAGCCAGTAGAGCCACTCTGTCTAGGAGCAAACACATGGCTGCAGTCATCAACACCAACTATCTGTCGCTGGTTGCGCAGAACAACCTGAACAAGTCCCAATCTGCATTGGGCACCGCCATCGAACGCCTGTCGTCGGGCCTGCGCATCAACAGCGCCAAGGATGATGCCGCGGGCATGGCGATTTCCAATCGCTTCACCTCGAACGTCCGAGGCCTGACCCAGGCTTCGCGCAACGCCAACGACGGCATTTCGCTGGCGCAGACGACGGAAGGCGCAGCCTCCGAAGTCACCACCCACCTGCAACGTGTTCGCGAACTGACGGTGCAAGCCGCCAACGGCAGCTACTCGCAAGAACAGCTCGACTCCATCCAGGACGAAATCAAGCAGCGCATGGCGGACATCGACCGCATCTCCGAGCAGACCGACTTCAACGGCGTGAAGGTCCTGTCGGCCAACGCCGCGCCGCTGACGCTGCAGGTCGGCGCCAATGATGGCGAAACCATCACCCTGAACCTTTCGGAAATCAGCGCCAAGACGCTCGGTCTGAACGGTTTCAACATCAACGGCAAGGGTGTCGTGGACAACGCAGTGGCCAAGGTCAACGACATGACGGGCCCGAACGTCGCCGGCGTGGCCGGCCAGCCCAACCAATACGACGTCACCACCAAGAACACCAGCGCGTCGACCACCGACGTGCTGAGCAAGCTGACCAACGGCAATACCGTTATTGTCCAAGGCGCGACGACGGCAGACGACGTCACCTACACGTACGACGCTGCGGCGGGTAATTTCACCTACAACAAGAACGACTCGGCCACCAACGTCGCCACGGCGATCACGAGCAAGATCGGCTCCACGCCGGCCACCGCCACGTACAAGAACAGTACGCAGGAAGTCAGCATCCAGATCGCCTCCGACGGCAAGATCACCAATGCCGCAGGCGCCGTGCTGTTCTGGGACACCAAGGGCAACCTGTCGGAAACCGACGCTGGCGGTACCTGGAACCAGGCCACCGTGACCACCATGACGACCTATATGGGCACGGCGACCACCGCCCCAGGTGCACAATTGAGCATCAACGGCACTACGTACAAGGTACCAGCAACGGGTACTGCCGGCATTCAGCACAACGCCACCGCCACAACCGAGGAGTTGGTCGGCGCCGTTGGGAAAATGGCCACGGGCAAAAA from Achromobacter xylosoxidans includes the following:
- a CDS encoding glycoside hydrolase family 15 protein, with amino-acid sequence MSKPIEDYGVIGNLLSAALVARDGSIDWLCLPHFDSPACFAALLGDDSHGRWLLAPRRPGEVRRRYLPDTAVLETRHETATGAVRVYDFMPLSDDEERVDVVRIVQGESGHVDMQMELTLRFNYGQAVPWVRRRDYGLSAIAGPDAVELHTAVPLEGRDMKSVAAFSVRQGQTVPFTLSYHRSHKSPHFVPDRMESMDRTIAWWHEWAKRCHWPDGPGARRDAVVRSLITLKLLTFQPTGGIVAAPTTSLPEQLGGSRNWDYRHCWLRDSALTLYALLNAGYREEAEAWRQWLLRAAAGHPNQLQIMYGIAGQRWLPEHDIPWLPGYEGSAPARLGNGAAGQMQLDVYGELIETLHAARVADLAPLAEAWRMQKVLLQPLEALWREPDHGIWEMRGPPRAFTHSRLMCWVALDRSVKSSERFGLEGPVQRWRALADEIREDICTGGYDAGRNTFVQYYGGTALDASLLLIPQVGFLPPDDPRIAGTVRAIERELLRDGLLLRYSPALSDDGLPGDEGVFLACSFWLADAYIMLGRLDDAERLFDRLLSLRNDLGLLSEEYDVARRRLVGNFPQGFSHIGLVNTAYNLSAAGGTARQRASRDAPPH
- a CDS encoding response regulator transcription factor, with product MRILVVEDPPEWADTISRHIADLGHAVHTCGGLRDALDHIRQRPPEILVTGTPLPDGDMLAHIAALHRTFPAMGIVVLAASPRINTQLQGMSDGVDHYLNKPVQLPLLAVTLSALERRLVTSSAAPSRDGAWTLDVESRELRSSDGEQVDLTAKEAIVLASLIQSPKFPISHERMSQILGYPEIIFDKHRIDALLYRVRKKLGTIRGTPMQIRNIYAEGSLLVVRDITVSIAAQA
- a CDS encoding SDR family NAD(P)-dependent oxidoreductase encodes the protein MRQTDLSGQVAIVTGATSGIGRGIALELAATGARVVVNGRIGEPRDAP
- a CDS encoding flagellin; its protein translation is MAAVINTNYLSLVAQNNLNKSQSALGTAIERLSSGLRINSAKDDAAGMAISNRFTSNVRGLTQASRNANDGISLAQTTEGAASEVTTHLQRVRELTVQAANGSYSQEQLDSIQDEIKQRMADIDRISEQTDFNGVKVLSANAAPLTLQVGANDGETITLNLSEISAKTLGLNGFNINGKGVVDNAVAKVNDMTGPNVAGVAGQPNQYDVTTKNTSASTTDVLSKLTNGNTVIVQGATTADDVTYTYDAAAGNFTYNKNDSATNVATAITSKIGSTPATATYKNSTQEVSIQIASDGKITNAAGAVLFWDTKGNLSETDAGGTWNQATVTTMTTYMGTATTAPGAQLSINGTTYKVPATGTAGIQHNATATTEELVGAVGKMATGKNTTITLGSGVLSATITVNNTGLVQAGGTNLYLDSNQELTKTSKIVQRFEFDQLSSKIQAITGGDTYTTAGTTDTATGVDPNANSLGKQLFINSAGKMTFETTSKGDKTADPLKTLDAAFNVLNKLTGELGAVQNRLESTIANLNNVINNLSGARSRILDADYATEVSNMSRAQILQQAGTSVLAQANQVPQTVLSLLR